A part of Melittangium boletus DSM 14713 genomic DNA contains:
- the rsgA gene encoding ribosome small subunit-dependent GTPase A, which produces MDEQVLEKWGWGAPFREAWRARAGTEEQPARITADYGVEYLLGTASGELRATIPGKLRMAIRKGDSARPVVGDWVSFEPRSQEGTTVIQAVLPRRTQLTRKAAGRTTEEQVVAANLDGVFLVSALTKELNPRRLERYLTVAWDSGAQPVVLLTKSDLSEDASRERERIAALAGDVPVHTVSAVTGEGLDALAPYLGRGQTVALIGSSGVGKSTLINRLLGSARQEVREVSEDDKGRHTTTHRELFILPGGGLVIDTPGMRELGVMESEEGLRTAFVDIEALAANCRFSDCRHEREPGCAVREAVRAGTLSPERLDAFHKLFQEVARPEYDVPLQTRGRQELKTPRKRGR; this is translated from the coding sequence ATGGATGAGCAGGTGCTGGAGAAGTGGGGCTGGGGAGCGCCGTTTCGCGAGGCCTGGCGCGCGCGAGCGGGCACGGAAGAGCAGCCCGCGCGAATCACCGCCGACTATGGCGTCGAGTACCTGCTCGGCACCGCGAGCGGAGAGCTACGGGCCACCATTCCCGGCAAGCTGCGCATGGCCATCCGCAAGGGCGACTCGGCCCGCCCCGTCGTGGGGGATTGGGTGTCCTTCGAGCCTCGCTCCCAGGAGGGCACCACCGTCATCCAAGCGGTGCTCCCGCGCCGCACCCAGCTCACGCGCAAGGCCGCGGGCCGCACCACCGAGGAGCAGGTGGTGGCCGCCAACCTGGATGGCGTCTTCCTCGTCTCCGCGCTCACCAAGGAGCTCAACCCGAGGCGGCTCGAGCGCTACCTCACGGTGGCATGGGACAGCGGCGCCCAGCCCGTGGTCCTCCTCACCAAGTCGGACCTGAGCGAGGATGCCTCCCGGGAGCGCGAACGCATCGCCGCGCTCGCCGGGGACGTGCCCGTGCACACCGTCAGCGCCGTCACCGGCGAGGGACTGGACGCGCTCGCGCCCTACCTGGGCCGGGGCCAGACGGTGGCGCTCATCGGCTCGTCCGGCGTGGGCAAGTCCACGCTCATCAACCGCCTGCTGGGCAGCGCGCGCCAGGAAGTGCGCGAGGTGAGCGAGGACGACAAGGGCCGCCACACCACCACCCACCGCGAGCTGTTCATCCTGCCCGGGGGAGGCCTCGTCATCGACACCCCGGGCATGCGCGAGCTGGGGGTGATGGAGAGCGAGGAGGGTCTGCGCACGGCGTTCGTGGACATCGAGGCGTTGGCGGCCAACTGCCGCTTCAGCGACTGCCGGCACGAGCGGGAGCCGGGCTGCGCCGTGCGCGAGGCCGTGCGCGCGGGGACGCTCTCTCCGGAGCGGCTGGACGCCTTCCACAAGCTGTTCCAGGAAGTGGCCCGCCCCGAGTACGACGTGCCGTTGCAGACCCGCGGACGGCAGGAGCTCAAGACGCCGAGGAAGCGCGGCCGGTAG
- a CDS encoding sigma-54-dependent transcriptional regulator, translating to MAESLKGNVLLVDDDPAVAKVLGALLGQAGLSVHTATRGEEALALLSRKPIDVVVSDVRMPGMGGMELLAEVGRSWPDMPVILLTAHGTVPLAVEAMKAGAADFALKPFDREEILFSIRKALLRAQQPEVSRPVPREAGGFVGQSSAMASVQALLSRAAAGTATVLLRGESGTGKELAAKAVHDASPRHAGPFVKLHCAALPDTLLESELFGYEKGAFTGAATRKPGRVELAHGGTLFLDEIGDITPQVQVKLLRLLQEREFERLGGTQTLKVDVRFVAATHRDLETLVREGGFREDLFYRLNVVPVWLPPLRVRPEDIEPLARHFLEVHARANGRPPFTLTPDGLAALCAQPWPGNVRQLQNFIERLVVLSDGPLLTGDEVRREIERQPGIVPASLPAPASPTPVPGSLPVASPGAEGRTLESQRKETERQALMGALKSAGDNRTLAARLLGISRRTLYNKLEEYGLV from the coding sequence GTGGCTGAGTCGCTCAAGGGAAACGTGTTGCTGGTGGATGACGACCCCGCCGTGGCCAAGGTGCTCGGCGCGCTGCTGGGACAGGCGGGGCTCTCGGTGCACACGGCCACGCGAGGGGAAGAAGCCCTCGCCCTGCTGAGCCGCAAGCCCATCGACGTGGTGGTGAGCGATGTGCGCATGCCCGGAATGGGTGGCATGGAGTTGCTCGCCGAAGTGGGGCGCTCGTGGCCGGACATGCCCGTCATCCTCCTCACCGCCCATGGCACCGTGCCCCTCGCCGTGGAGGCCATGAAGGCGGGCGCGGCCGATTTCGCCCTCAAGCCCTTCGACCGGGAGGAAATCCTCTTCAGCATCCGCAAGGCCCTCTTGCGCGCTCAGCAGCCGGAGGTGTCGCGGCCCGTGCCCCGGGAGGCGGGCGGCTTCGTGGGCCAGAGCTCCGCCATGGCCAGTGTCCAGGCGCTGCTCTCTCGCGCGGCCGCGGGCACGGCCACGGTGCTGCTGCGCGGTGAGTCCGGCACGGGCAAGGAGCTCGCCGCCAAGGCCGTGCACGACGCGAGCCCCCGGCACGCGGGCCCCTTCGTGAAGCTGCACTGCGCGGCGCTGCCGGACACGCTCCTGGAGAGCGAGCTGTTCGGCTACGAGAAGGGCGCCTTCACCGGCGCGGCCACCCGCAAGCCCGGTCGCGTGGAGCTGGCCCACGGCGGCACGCTCTTCCTCGACGAAATCGGCGACATCACCCCCCAGGTGCAGGTGAAGCTCCTGCGCCTCTTGCAGGAGCGGGAGTTCGAACGGCTCGGCGGCACCCAGACGCTCAAGGTGGACGTGCGCTTCGTGGCGGCCACGCACCGGGACCTGGAGACGCTGGTGCGCGAGGGCGGCTTCCGGGAGGACCTCTTCTACCGGCTCAACGTGGTGCCGGTGTGGCTGCCCCCCCTGCGCGTCCGTCCCGAGGACATCGAACCGCTCGCGCGGCATTTCCTCGAGGTGCACGCGCGCGCCAATGGCCGGCCGCCCTTCACCCTGACGCCGGACGGGCTGGCCGCCCTGTGTGCCCAGCCCTGGCCCGGCAACGTGCGCCAGTTGCAGAACTTCATCGAGCGCCTGGTGGTGCTCTCCGACGGGCCCCTGCTCACCGGGGACGAGGTGCGGCGGGAGATCGAGCGGCAGCCGGGCATCGTCCCCGCATCGCTCCCGGCCCCGGCCAGTCCAACGCCCGTGCCGGGAAGCCTCCCAGTGGCGAGCCCCGGCGCGGAAGGACGCACCCTGGAGTCGCAGCGCAAGGAGACGGAGCGGCAGGCCCTGATGGGCGCGCTCAAGAGCGCGGGGGACAACCGCACCCTCGCCGCGCGGCTGCTCGGCATCAGCCGCCGCACGCTGTACAACAAGCTCGAGGAATACGGGCTCGTGTAG
- a CDS encoding sensor histidine kinase produces the protein MTTQAWMSLGACAGLLALTILALVRVGKSPLALPLAVISITLSTWNFADFALANSGGAGWRLIATAATMMSAPSALHFILSFVGERRRLSGVMYAAYAIFGGLTAVSLAGLGSARVAATVTSRGFTWVLVGLSVPLLLGGFWLLLRHLRREPRAIERTRAGLLLTGLALLVTLLGTDLAAELGRDVPRLGNLGTILGLPAIAVVALRLRLFGRELNNIHAGFALLLSIIGVLAYLAVFRAFAERHGALVVGTVAITLALLAITRRGVSAVVAQREQLTRMATLGRFSAQMAHDLKNPIAALKGAAQYLQEEHARGQPWDDKGEFLDLLLEQVERLDRVVSTYQRLGRVEPLLQPVDMNQLATSVLSLQGFTGRPGVELRRELAPGELRCPGDWDLLANAVENLVRNALEAMPDGGTLILRTKRDKRSVVLAVEDSGEGMNARTRERAFDDFYTTKATGSGLGLAFVKRVVEAHGGQVTLTSHEGRGTTVTLLLPISGPGLER, from the coding sequence ATGACGACCCAGGCGTGGATGAGCCTTGGGGCCTGCGCGGGACTGCTCGCGCTGACCATCCTGGCCCTGGTGCGCGTGGGCAAGAGCCCGCTGGCGTTGCCCCTGGCGGTCATCAGCATCACCCTGTCCACCTGGAACTTCGCCGACTTCGCCCTGGCGAATTCCGGAGGGGCCGGCTGGCGGCTCATCGCCACGGCCGCGACGATGATGAGCGCCCCCTCCGCCCTGCACTTCATCCTCTCCTTCGTGGGCGAGCGGCGCCGGCTCTCGGGGGTGATGTACGCGGCCTACGCCATCTTCGGAGGGCTGACGGCCGTGTCGCTCGCGGGGCTGGGCTCGGCGCGGGTAGCGGCGACGGTGACCTCGCGGGGCTTCACCTGGGTGCTGGTGGGGTTGAGCGTGCCCCTGCTGCTCGGGGGCTTCTGGCTGCTGCTGCGGCACCTGCGCCGCGAGCCCCGCGCCATCGAGCGCACCCGGGCGGGATTGCTGCTCACGGGACTGGCGCTGCTGGTGACACTGCTGGGCACGGACCTGGCGGCGGAGCTGGGCCGGGACGTGCCACGCCTGGGCAACCTGGGCACGATCCTGGGGCTGCCCGCCATCGCCGTGGTGGCCCTGCGCCTGCGCCTCTTCGGCCGGGAGCTGAACAACATCCACGCCGGGTTCGCGCTCCTCTTATCCATCATCGGCGTGCTGGCCTACCTGGCCGTGTTCCGGGCCTTCGCCGAGCGCCACGGCGCGCTGGTCGTGGGCACGGTCGCCATCACGCTCGCGCTGCTGGCCATTACCCGGCGAGGCGTGTCGGCCGTCGTGGCCCAGCGCGAACAGCTCACGCGGATGGCCACCCTGGGCCGCTTCTCCGCGCAGATGGCGCACGACCTGAAGAACCCCATCGCCGCGCTCAAGGGCGCCGCGCAATACCTCCAGGAGGAACACGCCCGGGGCCAGCCCTGGGACGACAAGGGCGAGTTCCTGGACCTGCTCCTGGAACAGGTGGAGCGATTGGACCGGGTGGTGAGCACCTACCAGCGCCTGGGACGGGTGGAGCCGCTGTTGCAGCCGGTGGATATGAATCAGCTCGCCACGAGCGTGCTGTCGCTCCAGGGTTTCACCGGACGCCCCGGGGTGGAGTTGCGCCGGGAGCTGGCACCGGGAGAGCTCCGCTGCCCGGGAGACTGGGATTTGCTGGCCAACGCCGTGGAGAACCTGGTGCGCAACGCGCTTGAGGCCATGCCGGACGGGGGCACGCTCATCCTGCGCACGAAGAGGGACAAACGCAGCGTGGTGCTCGCGGTGGAGGACTCAGGAGAGGGAATGAACGCGCGCACCCGCGAGCGGGCCTTCGACGACTTCTACACCACCAAGGCCACGGGCAGTGGTTTGGGATTGGCTTTCGTCAAACGGGTGGTGGAGGCCCACGGCGGCCAGGTGACGCTCACGAGCCACGAGGGACGAGGCACCACGGTGACACTGCTCCTGCCCATCTCCGGGCCCGGCCTGGAGCGGTGA
- a CDS encoding HEAT repeat domain-containing protein, translating into MPSLLAQTLIAQGLLPQDKAEEALRHQAAQGGALDTALLERRMLAEPQVLHALGEASGLRPVNLADFEPNADVASFIPPKIADRLCVVPLSLDGTTLHVACGYPVPRKELEEVGFLLGKPLELWVATEVRVREWISVIYRLPLTPRYGTVLAMLDPERMGAAAIPPPAPPPAVQPPPPPAPDAEESTLTLEMVERLARDVAAEPVPIERTAEPPAPVAPPPQRVQAPPARPAPPSPAPASAPAREPLRLNMAEPARPQAQPQARPPPQAAPPRPAPQAAPPRAAPPAPVAAAPVRPPPPPESRPAENESARAPGDEVPEWTLAQARAALKEATRDRDRLIDTALRFGRRSFDYVAAFAVMRGAAVGWDSRGDGLRGDALTQVSIPLDASSVFRTVAVTRGSYAGPMPPDSLTRHYLELFGRQPPRTLFLYPVEVRGRLVAVLYGDCGQKPISQRRLSDYILFCQDLPAAFQELLLFRKQRQGPQRGGMNFDVDIDVEFDEPAAPAPSAPAPSLAAGLGWSPFATRSAGALGRAASLAPLVMSQEERPPPDFGPLIKRLTGPDANQRASAMAELARSPEASARVLATHFPGPSAWSRLPVVELPEADELGPIAGALSRLGRPAAQALAPLLDSPDADTRYFALLTAGGLPYVELVDGILRGLFDPEPDLSSAARVAAAALKHLPRMDAARRELRQELGHRDPLRRSLAARALGTLHDREAIESLIPLTGGSDPLCAQAAADALREVTRVSHGLDTRAWMAWWADNRTRRRADWLVAALRHPELEVRLSSIEELSRGLNDTLGYYADAPEPEREAAVRRWEAVAADPVRSRRLALL; encoded by the coding sequence ATGCCTTCCCTTCTCGCCCAGACCCTGATCGCGCAGGGCCTCCTCCCCCAGGACAAGGCCGAGGAAGCCTTGCGCCATCAGGCGGCCCAAGGGGGTGCCCTCGACACCGCCCTGCTCGAGCGGCGGATGCTCGCCGAACCCCAGGTGCTGCACGCGCTCGGAGAGGCGTCGGGACTGAGGCCGGTGAACCTCGCCGACTTCGAGCCCAACGCGGATGTCGCCTCCTTCATCCCCCCGAAGATCGCCGACCGGCTGTGCGTGGTCCCCCTGTCGCTGGATGGCACCACCCTGCACGTGGCCTGTGGCTACCCGGTGCCCCGCAAGGAGTTGGAGGAGGTGGGATTCCTCCTCGGCAAGCCCCTGGAGTTGTGGGTGGCCACCGAGGTGCGGGTGCGCGAGTGGATCTCCGTCATCTACCGCCTGCCGCTGACGCCGCGCTACGGCACCGTCCTCGCCATGCTCGACCCGGAGCGGATGGGCGCCGCCGCGATTCCCCCACCGGCGCCGCCGCCCGCGGTCCAGCCGCCCCCGCCTCCGGCACCGGACGCCGAGGAGTCCACCCTCACCCTGGAGATGGTGGAACGGCTCGCGCGCGACGTGGCCGCCGAGCCCGTCCCCATCGAGAGGACAGCGGAGCCTCCCGCCCCGGTGGCTCCCCCTCCGCAGCGGGTCCAGGCGCCTCCCGCGCGCCCGGCGCCGCCGTCCCCCGCTCCCGCGTCCGCGCCCGCCCGGGAGCCCCTGCGACTGAACATGGCCGAGCCCGCGCGGCCCCAGGCCCAGCCCCAGGCGCGCCCTCCGCCCCAGGCCGCGCCTCCGAGACCCGCGCCCCAGGCCGCTCCGCCCCGGGCCGCGCCCCCGGCCCCCGTGGCCGCCGCGCCCGTGCGTCCGCCGCCTCCGCCCGAATCCCGGCCCGCGGAGAACGAATCGGCGCGGGCCCCGGGCGATGAGGTGCCCGAGTGGACGCTCGCGCAGGCGCGCGCCGCCCTCAAGGAAGCCACGCGTGACCGCGATCGGCTCATCGACACCGCCCTGCGCTTTGGCCGTCGTTCATTCGACTATGTGGCCGCCTTCGCGGTGATGCGCGGCGCGGCCGTGGGCTGGGACTCGCGGGGAGACGGACTCCGGGGCGACGCACTCACCCAGGTGTCCATTCCGCTCGATGCCTCCAGCGTCTTCCGCACCGTGGCCGTCACCCGGGGCAGCTACGCGGGGCCCATGCCGCCCGACAGCCTCACCCGGCACTACCTGGAGCTGTTCGGCCGCCAGCCGCCTCGCACCCTCTTCCTCTACCCCGTGGAAGTGCGTGGCCGGCTCGTGGCGGTGCTCTACGGCGACTGCGGCCAGAAGCCCATCAGCCAGCGGCGCCTGTCCGACTACATCCTCTTCTGCCAGGACCTGCCCGCCGCCTTCCAGGAGCTGCTGCTCTTCCGCAAGCAGCGCCAGGGCCCCCAGCGCGGCGGAATGAACTTCGACGTGGACATCGACGTGGAGTTCGACGAGCCCGCCGCCCCGGCTCCGAGCGCCCCGGCCCCCTCGCTCGCCGCGGGCCTGGGCTGGAGCCCCTTCGCCACCCGCTCCGCCGGTGCCCTGGGCCGCGCCGCTTCACTCGCCCCGCTGGTGATGTCCCAGGAGGAGCGCCCGCCTCCGGATTTCGGCCCCCTCATCAAGCGGCTCACGGGCCCGGACGCCAATCAGCGCGCGAGCGCCATGGCGGAGCTGGCGCGCTCGCCCGAGGCCAGCGCCCGGGTGCTCGCCACGCACTTTCCCGGCCCCTCCGCCTGGAGCCGGCTGCCCGTGGTGGAGCTGCCCGAGGCGGACGAGCTGGGCCCCATCGCCGGAGCGCTCTCGCGGCTCGGCCGGCCCGCGGCCCAGGCCCTGGCTCCGCTCCTGGACTCGCCCGACGCGGACACCCGCTATTTCGCCCTGCTCACCGCCGGTGGCCTGCCCTACGTGGAGCTGGTGGATGGCATCCTGCGCGGTCTCTTCGATCCCGAGCCGGACCTGTCCAGCGCCGCGCGCGTGGCCGCCGCCGCCCTCAAGCACCTGCCTCGCATGGACGCCGCGCGCCGGGAGCTGCGCCAGGAACTCGGCCATCGAGACCCCCTGCGCCGCTCGCTCGCCGCGCGCGCCCTGGGCACGTTGCATGATCGCGAGGCCATCGAGAGCCTCATCCCCCTCACGGGCGGGAGCGATCCGCTGTGCGCCCAGGCCGCCGCCGACGCGCTGCGCGAAGTGACGCGCGTGTCGCATGGCCTGGACACGCGCGCGTGGATGGCGTGGTGGGCGGACAACCGCACGCGCCGCCGCGCCGACTGGCTCGTGGCCGCGCTGCGCCACCCGGAGCTGGAGGTCCGCCTGTCCTCCATCGAGGAGCTCAGCCGGGGCCTCAACGACACGCTCGGCTATTACGCCGACGCCCCCGAGCCCGAGCGCGAGGCCGCCGTGCGCCGCTGGGAAGCCGTGGCCGCGGATCCCGTGCGCTCCCGCCGGCTGGCCCTGCTGTAG
- a CDS encoding PAS domain S-box protein, producing the protein MTALSDTQKFLEAEISRLRGLLQRAGLDADGEPFPRDHEPQAVLDDQERLSRLAQGAGGIGVFSLDLTTRLMAVTPAYCRLFGLAPVAVLPAELIDTLVVPEAPSMPSSLERRAGSRGGLVAEFQIRQPRTGALRWIARRAEYVRDAEGRPVRLVGIAEDITERRRIEDALRDANERMQLALNSDVVIGTWVWDIPNDRLIADARFARFLGLDVEEAARGLPLEVVVRAIHPEDRARVEAMIAKTVRLGSPYRAEYRLRHADGGYRWLEASGHCELSSEGRPRRFPGVMIDIHERKGGELRLAALVEVGDRLRDLETTFDIASTAMDVVGPLMGCVRAAYGTIDASRRVIEVQRDWVARPDVVSMAGRHSFDDHGVHLEHLQRGETVVIPDVEKDPRTARLAANFLALEVRSLINVPLMEHGRLVAVLLLHDPRVRDWSEDEIDFLRNIADRIWATSERFRVLAELREANEELERRVAQRTRERDRVWKISQELLGVMDARARLLSVNPAWSAVLGWREDELVGATPALLEAEGGPSMRAELEQLTASDSTRRFETSLRHKNGSVRHLSWTVVLVAEEGLVYGVGRDITEQRLIEEELRQSQKMEAVGKLTGGVAHDFNNLLQVISGNLQLLQRDVTDNERALRRVRNAIGSVNRGAKLASQLLAFARRQPLQPLVLDLGRLVRGMDDLLRRSLGDDVQVEAIIAGGLWNTFADPNQLENVILNLAINARDAMGGSGTLTLEVDNALLDDDYARLHPEVAPGAYVMLAVSDTGSGMSPEVMERAFEPFFTTKPEGRGTGLGLSMVYGFVKQSGGHVELRSELGRGTTFKLYLPRTHQAETQLPEVLSGPVEGGTETILVVEDDVEVRATAVDILTELGYRVLKAVDGQSALSLLRRGAAVDLLFTDVVMPGPVRSPELARQAQALLPDLEVLFTSGYTENAIVHGGRLDPGVHLLGKPYRSEELARKVRQLLDQRAQRRMAQTPPTPEPAREPDAKRRLRVLLVEDDEDIRASAYELLGMLGHDVVAVSSAEEASEVLTVDSFELLFTDVTLPGRSGVEFAREAVRLKPGLRVLIASGHGSAALSAEDTLRLGAVVLPKPYALFQLQKALEQVSASL; encoded by the coding sequence ATGACTGCCCTGTCCGACACGCAAAAGTTCCTGGAGGCCGAAATCTCCCGGTTGAGGGGCCTGCTCCAACGGGCCGGACTCGATGCCGATGGCGAGCCCTTCCCGAGGGATCATGAGCCCCAGGCCGTCCTCGATGACCAGGAGCGATTGTCGCGCCTGGCCCAGGGCGCGGGTGGCATCGGGGTGTTCTCGTTGGATCTGACGACCCGGCTGATGGCCGTCACCCCGGCGTACTGCCGCCTGTTCGGGCTCGCGCCGGTGGCGGTGCTGCCCGCGGAGCTGATCGACACGCTCGTCGTTCCCGAGGCGCCGTCCATGCCCTCCTCCCTGGAGCGGCGTGCGGGGTCGCGTGGGGGGCTTGTCGCCGAGTTCCAGATCCGCCAGCCGCGCACGGGAGCCCTGCGCTGGATTGCCCGCCGAGCCGAATACGTGCGCGACGCCGAGGGACGGCCCGTGCGCCTCGTTGGCATCGCCGAGGACATCACCGAGCGCAGGCGCATCGAGGACGCGCTGCGCGATGCCAATGAGCGCATGCAGCTCGCGCTCAACTCGGACGTGGTGATTGGCACCTGGGTGTGGGACATCCCGAACGATCGGCTCATCGCCGACGCGCGCTTCGCCCGCTTCCTGGGGCTCGATGTGGAGGAGGCGGCCCGGGGTCTGCCGCTCGAGGTGGTCGTGAGGGCCATCCATCCGGAGGACCGCGCCCGTGTCGAGGCGATGATCGCCAAGACGGTGCGGCTTGGCAGCCCCTACCGGGCCGAGTACCGCCTCCGGCACGCCGATGGCGGCTACCGCTGGCTCGAGGCCAGTGGCCACTGCGAGCTGTCCAGCGAGGGTCGGCCGCGGCGCTTTCCCGGAGTGATGATCGACATCCATGAGCGCAAGGGCGGCGAGCTGCGCCTGGCGGCGCTCGTGGAGGTGGGAGACCGGCTGCGCGATCTGGAGACGACGTTCGACATCGCCAGCACCGCCATGGATGTGGTGGGGCCGTTGATGGGCTGCGTCCGGGCGGCCTATGGGACGATCGACGCGTCCCGCCGGGTCATCGAGGTCCAGCGGGATTGGGTCGCGCGTCCCGACGTGGTCAGCATGGCGGGCCGGCACTCGTTCGATGACCACGGCGTGCACCTGGAGCATCTCCAGCGCGGGGAAACGGTGGTCATCCCCGACGTGGAGAAGGATCCGCGGACCGCGCGCCTCGCGGCCAACTTCCTGGCGCTCGAGGTGCGCTCCCTGATCAACGTGCCGTTGATGGAGCACGGGCGGCTTGTCGCCGTGCTGTTGCTGCACGATCCGCGCGTGCGCGACTGGTCCGAGGACGAGATCGACTTCCTGCGCAACATCGCCGACCGGATCTGGGCGACGAGCGAGCGCTTCCGGGTGTTGGCGGAGCTGCGCGAGGCCAACGAGGAACTCGAGCGGCGAGTCGCGCAGCGCACCCGTGAGCGCGACCGCGTCTGGAAGATCTCCCAGGAGTTGTTGGGGGTGATGGACGCCCGGGCCCGGCTGCTCAGCGTGAATCCGGCCTGGAGCGCGGTGCTCGGCTGGCGTGAGGACGAGTTGGTGGGCGCGACCCCGGCCTTGTTGGAGGCCGAGGGCGGCCCGAGCATGCGGGCGGAGCTGGAGCAACTGACCGCGAGTGATTCGACCCGGCGGTTCGAGACATCCCTGCGGCACAAGAACGGCTCCGTGCGGCACCTGTCCTGGACGGTGGTGCTCGTCGCCGAGGAAGGGCTCGTCTACGGCGTGGGCCGGGACATCACGGAGCAGCGTCTGATCGAGGAGGAACTGCGCCAGTCCCAGAAGATGGAGGCGGTGGGCAAGCTCACGGGCGGCGTGGCGCACGACTTCAACAACCTGCTGCAGGTCATCTCCGGCAACCTCCAACTCCTGCAGCGCGACGTGACGGACAACGAGCGAGCCCTGCGCCGCGTGCGCAACGCCATCGGCTCGGTGAACCGGGGCGCCAAGCTCGCCTCCCAGTTGCTCGCCTTCGCCCGGCGCCAGCCGCTGCAACCCCTGGTGCTCGACCTGGGGCGCCTGGTGCGGGGCATGGATGATCTGCTGCGCCGCTCGCTCGGGGATGACGTGCAGGTGGAGGCCATCATCGCCGGAGGCCTGTGGAACACGTTCGCGGACCCCAACCAGTTGGAGAACGTCATCCTCAACCTGGCCATCAACGCCCGCGATGCCATGGGGGGCAGTGGCACGCTCACGCTGGAGGTGGACAACGCGCTCCTCGATGACGACTACGCCCGGCTGCATCCCGAGGTGGCGCCCGGCGCGTACGTGATGCTGGCCGTGTCGGACACGGGCAGTGGCATGTCACCGGAGGTGATGGAGCGCGCCTTCGAGCCGTTCTTCACCACCAAGCCCGAGGGCCGTGGGACGGGCCTGGGGCTGAGCATGGTGTATGGCTTCGTCAAGCAGAGCGGTGGCCACGTCGAATTGCGGAGCGAGCTGGGACGCGGCACGACCTTCAAGCTGTACCTGCCACGCACCCACCAGGCGGAGACGCAGCTGCCCGAGGTGCTGTCGGGCCCGGTGGAGGGCGGTACCGAGACCATCCTGGTGGTGGAGGATGACGTGGAGGTGCGCGCCACGGCGGTGGACATCCTGACGGAGCTTGGCTACCGGGTGCTCAAGGCGGTGGACGGCCAGAGCGCGCTGTCGCTCTTGAGGCGCGGCGCGGCGGTGGACCTGCTGTTCACCGACGTGGTGATGCCCGGCCCGGTGCGCAGTCCCGAGCTGGCGCGTCAGGCCCAGGCCCTCCTGCCGGACCTGGAGGTGCTCTTCACGTCCGGCTATACCGAGAACGCCATCGTGCATGGCGGCCGGTTGGATCCGGGTGTGCACTTGTTGGGCAAGCCCTACCGGAGCGAGGAGCTGGCGCGCAAGGTGAGGCAGTTGCTCGACCAGCGCGCGCAGCGGAGGATGGCCCAGACGCCGCCCACGCCCGAGCCCGCGCGCGAGCCGGACGCGAAGCGGCGGTTGCGCGTGCTGCTCGTGGAGGACGACGAGGACATCCGCGCCTCGGCCTACGAGCTGCTGGGCATGCTCGGGCACGACGTGGTGGCGGTGTCGAGCGCGGAGGAGGCCAGTGAGGTGCTGACGGTGGACTCCTTCGAATTGCTCTTCACGGATGTGACCCTGCCGGGCAGGTCCGGCGTGGAGTTCGCGCGCGAGGCGGTGCGGCTCAAACCAGGGCTGCGGGTCCTCATCGCCTCGGGGCATGGAAGCGCGGCGCTCTCCGCCGAGGACACGCTCCGCCTGGGCGCGGTGGTCCTGCCCAAGCCCTATGCGCTGTTCCAACTCCAGAAGGCCCTGGAGCAGGTGTCGGCGTCGCTCTGA